In Salinarimonas sp., a genomic segment contains:
- a CDS encoding PAS domain-containing sensor histidine kinase — MRGKTSADDEIAATGPGWVGLVVVVAALVSALASFLILSGLTPIEPTESVTVNALAVNLGFILALGAIMAVQAKRLVRARRAGAAGARLHLRFVALFSGIATVPVVVVAVVASITLARGLEPWFSGWVGTLLQNTVEIAHEYRELQCRTLARETTLMAADLDRAKVLYDADPNLFREFMRSRATFLGFPVAMVVEPDGRVVEEIVNVPIPGLEVPGPRDLADADEEDALCLVPREDSVLRSILKLQEHDGRILFVTRFVDRRALDFPAEAEAGMNYYNLLAQLSSGIQIAFASMLAVITLIILLAAIWFGLGSADRLVAPIRRLIRATQQVAEGNFYVQVPVRRTEGDLAFLGQTFNAMTSELRRQHDGLTAASDLIDRRRRFTEAVLSGVSAGVVGLDAHGAVTIMNPSAERLFGLSETNAVGRPAADVLPELAGLVETARSARTRLTQAQIAIQRGGRERTVDVRVTSEQARGDEKGFVVTLDDITDLVSAQRTSAWADVARRIAHEIKNPLTPIQLSAERIRRKYGKVITEDRAVFDQCTDTIVRQVDDIKRMVDEFSSFARMPKPKIVEREDLSDTVRQALFMMRIAHPDIAFEDELPQEPLLARFDRRLVSQAVANILKNAAESIAESPDATPGEGRITVAVGLEEGVVAIDVVDTGRGFPTENRQRLLEPYMTTRDKGTGLGLPIVAKIFEEHGGGVELRDNPAGRGAWVRLWFPAEPAREAGETTPSADAARISGATTP, encoded by the coding sequence ATGCGGGGCAAGACGAGCGCGGACGACGAGATCGCCGCCACGGGGCCGGGCTGGGTCGGCCTCGTCGTGGTCGTGGCCGCGCTCGTCTCGGCGCTGGCGTCCTTCCTGATCCTGTCCGGCCTCACGCCGATCGAGCCGACCGAATCGGTCACGGTCAACGCGCTCGCGGTGAATCTCGGCTTCATCCTCGCGCTCGGCGCGATCATGGCCGTGCAGGCGAAGCGGCTGGTCCGGGCGCGCCGGGCCGGCGCGGCCGGCGCGCGTCTGCATCTGCGCTTCGTCGCCCTCTTCAGCGGGATCGCGACGGTCCCCGTCGTCGTGGTCGCCGTCGTCGCCTCGATCACGCTGGCGCGTGGGCTCGAGCCCTGGTTTTCGGGCTGGGTCGGCACGCTCCTGCAGAACACGGTGGAGATCGCCCACGAATACCGCGAGCTGCAGTGCCGGACGCTCGCGCGCGAGACGACGCTCATGGCCGCGGATCTCGACCGCGCCAAGGTGCTCTACGACGCCGATCCGAACCTGTTTCGCGAGTTCATGCGCTCGCGCGCGACCTTCCTCGGCTTTCCGGTCGCCATGGTGGTGGAGCCGGACGGGCGCGTCGTCGAGGAGATCGTCAACGTCCCGATCCCGGGCCTCGAGGTGCCGGGCCCGCGCGACCTCGCGGACGCCGACGAGGAGGACGCGCTGTGCCTCGTGCCGCGCGAGGATTCGGTGCTGCGCTCGATCCTCAAGCTTCAGGAGCACGACGGCCGCATCCTCTTCGTCACGCGCTTCGTCGACCGGCGCGCCCTCGACTTCCCGGCGGAAGCGGAAGCGGGCATGAACTACTACAACCTCCTCGCCCAGCTCTCCTCGGGCATCCAGATCGCCTTCGCCTCCATGCTCGCGGTGATCACGTTGATCATCCTGCTCGCGGCGATCTGGTTCGGGCTCGGCTCCGCCGACCGGCTGGTCGCTCCCATCCGTCGGCTCATCCGCGCGACGCAGCAGGTGGCGGAAGGGAACTTCTACGTCCAGGTACCGGTGCGCCGGACGGAAGGCGACCTCGCCTTCCTCGGCCAGACCTTCAACGCCATGACGTCGGAGCTGCGCCGCCAGCACGACGGGCTCACCGCCGCGAGCGACCTGATCGACCGGCGCCGGCGCTTCACCGAGGCGGTGCTCTCGGGCGTCTCCGCGGGCGTGGTCGGCCTCGACGCGCACGGGGCGGTCACCATCATGAACCCCTCGGCCGAGCGGCTGTTCGGCCTCTCCGAAACGAACGCCGTCGGCCGTCCCGCCGCCGACGTCCTGCCGGAGCTCGCGGGCCTCGTCGAGACGGCGCGCAGCGCGCGCACGCGGCTGACGCAGGCCCAGATCGCCATCCAGCGCGGCGGGCGCGAGCGCACCGTCGACGTGCGCGTCACCTCCGAGCAGGCGCGCGGCGACGAGAAGGGCTTCGTCGTCACCCTCGACGACATCACCGATCTCGTCTCCGCCCAGCGCACCTCCGCCTGGGCCGACGTCGCGCGCCGCATCGCCCACGAGATCAAGAACCCGCTCACCCCGATCCAGCTCTCGGCCGAGCGGATCCGGCGCAAGTACGGCAAGGTCATCACCGAGGACCGCGCCGTGTTCGACCAGTGCACGGACACGATCGTGCGTCAGGTCGACGACATCAAGCGCATGGTCGACGAGTTCTCGTCCTTCGCCCGGATGCCCAAGCCGAAGATCGTCGAGCGCGAGGACCTGTCCGACACGGTGCGCCAGGCGCTCTTCATGATGCGCATCGCCCACCCCGACATCGCCTTCGAGGACGAGCTGCCCCAGGAGCCGCTTCTCGCCCGGTTCGACCGGCGGCTCGTGTCACAGGCGGTGGCGAACATCCTGAAGAACGCGGCGGAATCCATCGCCGAATCGCCGGATGCGACGCCCGGCGAGGGTCGCATCACGGTCGCGGTCGGCCTCGAGGAGGGCGTCGTCGCCATCGACGTCGTCGACACGGGCCGCGGCTTCCCCACCGAGAACCGCCAGCGGCTGCTCGAGCCCTACATGACCACGCGCGACAAGGGCACCGGACTCGGCCTGCCGATCGTCGCCAAGATCTTCGAGGAGCACGGCGGCGGCGTCGAGCTTCGCGACAATCCCGCCGGGCGGGGCGCCTGGGTGCGCCTCTGGTTCCCGGCCGAGCCCGCCCGCGAGGCGGGCGAGACCACACCAAGCGCCGACGCGGCGCGCATCTCGGGGGCGACCACGCCATGA
- the hfq gene encoding RNA chaperone Hfq, translated as MAGERAQNLQDTFLNHVRKNKVPLTIFLVNGVKLQGVVTWFDNFCVLLRRDGHSQLVYKHAISTVMPGHPIQLFEQGDEGGEKG; from the coding sequence ATGGCGGGCGAGCGTGCGCAGAATCTGCAAGACACGTTTCTCAATCACGTGCGGAAGAACAAGGTCCCCCTGACCATCTTCCTGGTGAACGGCGTGAAGCTCCAAGGCGTTGTCACGTGGTTCGATAATTTCTGCGTCCTGTTGCGCCGCGATGGACACTCACAGCTCGTCTACAAGCACGCGATCTCCACGGTCATGCCGGGGCATCCGATCCAGCTGTTCGAGCAGGGGGACGAGGGCGGCGAGAAAGGCTGA
- a CDS encoding sigma-54 dependent transcriptional regulator — protein MSADILIVDDEADIRDLVAGILEDEGHRSRTAGGSDEALAAIESRRPHLVFLDIWLQGSRLDGLQVLEQIKASHPELPVVMISGHGNIETAVSAIKLGAYDFIEKPFKADRLVLVAERALEASRLKREVRELRARSAEASRICGKSPVMNQLRQTVERVAPTNARVLVTGAPGCGKELVARTMHALSSRANGPFVVINAATITPETMEAELFGVESGESRDRRVGALEEAHGGTLYIDEIADFPKETQARILRVLVEQNFQRVGGSTRVHVDVRIVSSSSRDLKAEIAAGRLREDLFHRLSVVPIRVPSLAERREDVPELIGFFMEQISRATGLPPRRIGSDALAVLQSHDWPGNVRQLRNNVERLMILASGDPEIEITADMLPAEVGALVPATPSGAGGEKLMSLPLREAREIFEREYLMAQIARFSGNISRTAEFIGMERSALHRKLKSLGVNA, from the coding sequence ATGAGCGCCGATATCCTCATCGTCGACGACGAGGCCGACATCCGCGATCTGGTCGCGGGAATCCTGGAGGACGAGGGCCACCGCAGCCGCACCGCCGGCGGCTCGGACGAGGCGCTCGCCGCCATCGAGAGCCGGCGCCCGCACCTCGTCTTCCTCGACATCTGGCTCCAGGGCTCGCGGCTCGACGGGCTGCAGGTCCTCGAGCAGATCAAGGCGAGCCATCCGGAGCTGCCGGTGGTGATGATCTCCGGCCACGGCAACATCGAGACCGCCGTCTCCGCGATCAAGCTCGGCGCCTACGACTTCATCGAGAAGCCGTTCAAGGCCGACCGGCTGGTGCTCGTCGCCGAGCGCGCGCTGGAGGCCTCGCGGCTCAAGCGCGAGGTGCGCGAGCTGCGCGCCCGCTCGGCCGAGGCGAGCCGGATCTGCGGCAAGTCGCCGGTCATGAACCAGCTGCGCCAGACGGTCGAGCGCGTCGCGCCGACCAACGCGCGCGTTCTCGTCACCGGCGCGCCGGGCTGCGGCAAGGAGCTCGTCGCACGCACCATGCACGCGCTCTCCAGCCGGGCCAACGGCCCCTTCGTGGTGATCAACGCGGCGACGATCACGCCCGAGACCATGGAGGCCGAGCTCTTCGGCGTCGAATCGGGCGAGAGCCGCGACCGCCGCGTCGGCGCCCTCGAGGAGGCGCACGGCGGCACGCTCTACATCGACGAGATCGCCGATTTCCCAAAGGAGACCCAGGCCCGCATCCTGCGGGTTCTCGTCGAGCAGAATTTCCAGCGCGTCGGCGGCTCGACGCGCGTTCACGTCGACGTGCGCATCGTCTCGTCCTCCAGCCGCGACCTGAAGGCCGAGATCGCGGCGGGGCGCCTGCGCGAGGACCTCTTCCACCGCCTCAGCGTCGTGCCGATCCGCGTGCCGTCCCTCGCCGAGCGGCGGGAGGACGTGCCGGAGCTGATCGGCTTCTTCATGGAGCAGATCTCGCGGGCGACCGGCCTGCCGCCGCGTCGCATCGGCTCGGACGCGCTCGCGGTGCTCCAGTCGCACGACTGGCCCGGAAACGTGCGCCAGTTGCGCAACAACGTCGAGCGCCTGATGATTCTGGCGAGCGGCGATCCCGAGATCGAGATCACCGCCGACATGCTCCCCGCCGAGGTCGGCGCGCTCGTGCCGGCGACGCCGAGCGGGGCGGGCGGAGAGAAGCTGATGAGCCTGCCGCTGCGCGAGGCGCGCGAGATCTTCGAGCGCGAGTACCTGATGGCCCAGATCGCACGTTTTTCCGGCAACATCTCGCGCACGGCCGAGTTCATCGGCATGGAGCGCTCGGCGCTCCACCGCAAGCTGAAGTCGCTCGGCGTGAACGCCTGA